A section of the Rossellomorea marisflavi genome encodes:
- a CDS encoding DUF84 family protein, whose translation MKDFGVGTTNPAKVSAIQKAIGPGAVIHPVEAESGVSAQPFSDEETIRGAVNRARNSIGTFHAGIGLEGGVVDTPSGLFLCNWGALVDAEGREFIAGGARILLPDELADDLRGGMELGPLMDAYTKREGVRHQEGAVGVFTNGLVTREAMFIHVVILLIGQWEYAQIKQDRRCDT comes from the coding sequence ATGAAGGATTTCGGAGTGGGGACGACCAATCCGGCAAAAGTGTCGGCGATTCAGAAGGCAATCGGTCCAGGAGCCGTCATACATCCGGTTGAAGCGGAGTCGGGGGTCAGTGCACAACCGTTTTCGGATGAAGAGACGATCAGGGGAGCGGTGAACCGGGCGAGGAACAGTATTGGAACCTTTCATGCGGGCATCGGTCTCGAAGGAGGGGTGGTTGATACGCCTTCAGGCCTTTTCCTCTGTAACTGGGGAGCATTGGTAGACGCCGAGGGCCGCGAATTCATTGCAGGCGGAGCGCGCATCCTCCTTCCTGATGAGCTGGCAGATGACCTTCGCGGAGGCATGGAGCTTGGACCTCTGATGGATGCTTATACGAAACGGGAAGGGGTGCGGCACCAAGAGGGGGCTGTGGGGGTTTTCACAAACGGTCTGGTGACGAGGGAGGCGATGTTCATCCATGTGGTTATCCTCCTGATCGGCCAATGGGAATATGCTCAAATCAAGCAAGATAGACGCTGTGATACCTGA
- a CDS encoding M42 family metallopeptidase, whose amino-acid sequence MNQGTLELFKTLTELPGAPGNEHAVRAFMKEQLSAYSDELVQDRLGGVFGVRKGDSDAPVVMVAGHMDEVGFMVTSITENGMLRFQTLGGWWSQVLLAQRVQIITDNGPITGVIGSIPPHLLGEAQRSKPMDIKNMLIDIGADDKEDALRIGIKPGQQIVPICPFTPMANEKKILAKAWDNRYGCGLSIELLKELHGEQLPNTLYSGATVQEEVGLRGAQTAANMINPDLFFALDASPANDMSGDKNEFGQLGKGALLRILDRSMVTHRGMREFVLDTAETNSIPYQYFVSQGGTDAGRVHMSNEGVPSAVVGICSRYIHTHASMIHIDDYAAAKELIVKLVKQCDRSTVETIRSNG is encoded by the coding sequence ATGAATCAGGGTACATTGGAATTATTCAAAACATTGACAGAACTGCCTGGTGCTCCGGGTAACGAACATGCTGTGAGGGCCTTCATGAAAGAACAGCTCTCCGCCTACTCGGATGAACTTGTACAGGATCGCCTTGGAGGCGTATTCGGTGTCAGGAAAGGGGACAGTGATGCTCCGGTTGTCATGGTGGCCGGACATATGGATGAAGTGGGCTTCATGGTGACCTCCATCACGGAAAACGGGATGCTGCGCTTTCAGACCCTCGGAGGCTGGTGGAGCCAGGTGCTCCTCGCCCAGCGCGTTCAGATCATCACAGACAACGGACCGATCACCGGCGTGATCGGAAGCATCCCACCTCACCTTCTGGGAGAGGCTCAGCGATCGAAGCCGATGGATATCAAGAACATGCTCATTGATATCGGTGCAGATGACAAAGAGGACGCCCTCCGGATCGGGATCAAACCTGGCCAGCAGATCGTACCGATCTGTCCGTTCACACCGATGGCCAATGAGAAGAAGATCCTGGCGAAGGCATGGGATAACCGTTACGGTTGCGGACTGTCCATCGAGCTTCTGAAGGAACTCCATGGTGAACAGCTTCCAAACACGCTTTACTCTGGTGCCACCGTTCAGGAGGAGGTAGGATTGAGGGGGGCGCAGACGGCGGCCAACATGATCAATCCGGATCTATTCTTTGCCCTCGATGCCAGCCCGGCCAATGATATGTCAGGGGATAAAAATGAATTTGGACAGCTCGGGAAAGGGGCCCTTCTCCGGATCCTCGACCGTTCCATGGTCACTCACAGGGGCATGAGGGAATTCGTCCTAGATACGGCTGAAACCAATTCCATCCCTTATCAATACTTCGTCTCCCAGGGAGGAACGGATGCAGGCCGTGTCCACATGTCCAATGAAGGCGTGCCGAGTGCGGTCGTAGGGATTTGTTCTCGCTACATCCACACCCATGCATCCATGATCCATATCGATGATTATGCCGCCGCGAAAGAATTGATCGTAAAGCTAGTGAAACAGTGTGACCGTTCCACAGTGGAAACCATCCGCAGTAACGGATGA
- a CDS encoding YtnP family quorum-quenching lactonase: MEKRMIGDTTFHWLNGGVTFMDGGAMFGVVPKPLWSRKYDVNERNQIELRTDPIFFRWNGKNVLIESGIGRGKLTDKQKRNYGVEEESDLESDLQALGVSPEEIDVILMTHMHFDHACGLTKREGEDYRSAFPNAVIHTSQVEWDEMRNPNIRSKNTYWKENWEAVEHQVMPFDGQKEVLPGITMIHTGGHSDGHSIILLETGGETLIHMADLMPTHAHKNPLWVLAYDDYPMTSIGAKEKWISQAIEGGYWFLFYHDAVYRALKWDEEGKVLDSVERIR, encoded by the coding sequence ATGGAAAAACGGATGATTGGTGATACAACGTTTCACTGGCTGAATGGCGGGGTGACCTTCATGGATGGGGGAGCCATGTTCGGGGTCGTGCCAAAGCCATTATGGTCAAGGAAGTACGATGTGAATGAGCGCAATCAGATCGAGCTGAGGACAGATCCGATCTTTTTCCGTTGGAACGGCAAGAACGTATTGATCGAGTCGGGCATCGGAAGAGGAAAATTAACAGACAAACAAAAGCGGAATTATGGGGTGGAAGAAGAATCTGATCTTGAATCTGACCTTCAGGCGCTTGGGGTATCGCCGGAAGAGATCGATGTGATCCTGATGACGCATATGCATTTTGATCATGCATGCGGGTTGACGAAACGCGAGGGCGAAGACTATCGCTCGGCCTTCCCGAACGCCGTCATCCATACATCACAGGTGGAATGGGATGAGATGAGAAACCCCAATATCCGTTCAAAGAATACATATTGGAAAGAAAACTGGGAGGCCGTTGAGCATCAGGTGATGCCATTTGATGGGCAGAAAGAAGTCCTGCCCGGTATCACGATGATCCATACCGGTGGGCACAGTGACGGCCATTCCATCATCCTATTGGAAACAGGAGGAGAAACGCTGATTCATATGGCCGACCTCATGCCGACGCACGCCCATAAGAATCCATTATGGGTGCTCGCGTACGACGACTATCCAATGACGTCGATTGGAGCCAAGGAAAAGTGGATCTCTCAGGCGATCGAAGGGGGATACTGGTTCCTCTTTTATCATGATGCCGTATATCGTGCCCTGAAATGGGATGAAGAGGGAAAAGTGTTGGACTCGGTTGAACGCATTAGGTGA
- the trmB gene encoding tRNA (guanosine(46)-N7)-methyltransferase TrmB, whose protein sequence is MRVRYKPWAAEKLSEHSGIVVAEPDKLKGKWNEFFGNDNPIHIEVGTGKGQFVTGMGKQNPEINYIGIELYESVLVTALDRILEENVSNVKLLNVDARDLKEFFDDGEVGRVYLNFSDPWPKARHEKRRLTYEHFLKLYEDILVENGEIHFKTDNQGLFEYSLKSFSWYGLRLNYLSLDLHNSGMEGNIMTEYEEKFSAKGDRIYRVEAQFQHS, encoded by the coding sequence ATGCGTGTGCGTTACAAACCATGGGCAGCTGAAAAGCTCAGTGAACATTCCGGCATAGTAGTGGCGGAGCCCGATAAACTGAAAGGGAAATGGAATGAGTTCTTTGGGAACGACAACCCCATCCATATAGAGGTAGGAACAGGCAAAGGTCAATTCGTCACCGGTATGGGGAAACAGAACCCTGAGATCAACTATATCGGGATCGAACTCTACGAGAGTGTCCTCGTGACAGCCCTCGACCGGATCCTTGAGGAAAACGTGAGCAATGTGAAGCTCTTGAATGTCGATGCAAGGGATCTGAAGGAATTCTTCGATGATGGTGAGGTAGGACGGGTGTATCTGAACTTCTCGGATCCTTGGCCGAAAGCCCGCCACGAGAAGCGCCGACTTACGTATGAACATTTCCTCAAGCTTTATGAGGATATCCTGGTGGAAAACGGCGAAATTCATTTCAAGACCGATAATCAAGGGTTGTTCGAGTACTCGCTGAAGAGCTTTTCCTGGTACGGACTCCGACTGAATTACTTGAGCCTCGATCTCCATAACAGCGGGATGGAAGGTAATATCATGACGGAATACGAAGAAAAGTTCTCTGCAAAAGGGGACCGGATCTACCGGGTGGAAGCTCAATTCCAACACTCATGA
- a CDS encoding YtzH-like family protein: MPLNAQNQMQLLSDILSNHQTDCCGSVSECEQLERLVKSLMVNADIHENVKPVLEEIYRYSQSGISSSDLSDHITTNKDNLSQWVSDMNNYS; this comes from the coding sequence ATGCCTCTCAACGCTCAAAATCAAATGCAATTATTATCCGATATTCTGAGTAATCATCAAACGGACTGCTGTGGCTCCGTATCCGAATGCGAACAGCTCGAGAGACTGGTCAAGTCCCTCATGGTCAATGCAGACATCCACGAGAACGTCAAACCCGTACTCGAAGAGATCTATCGGTACAGTCAAAGCGGCATCTCGTCTTCGGATCTATCCGATCACATCACCACTAACAAAGATAACCTGTCCCAGTGGGTGTCGGACATGAACAACTATTCATGA
- a CDS encoding phosphotransferase family protein — protein sequence MEHLFDQDWEIVPAGGATGEAFFAQYQEQRLFLKRNSSPFLAVLSAEGITPKLVWTKRLENGDVITAQHWLNGRELKPAEMKEDRVARLLKKIHTSKPLLTMLERLGTEPFQPDHMLTELETSLEFDLLTLPDVKKAMRFLQDGLDEVRQGEYVVCHGDVNHNNWLLSEQNQLYLIDWDGAMIADPAFDVGLLLYWYIPEDQWEDWLLQYGTELTDSLKLRMKWYVVAQTILFMQWHKAKGRFHEMNHWIEYLHKII from the coding sequence TTGGAACACTTATTTGACCAAGATTGGGAAATCGTCCCTGCGGGCGGTGCCACGGGGGAAGCCTTCTTTGCCCAATACCAGGAACAGAGGCTATTCCTCAAGCGGAATTCATCGCCGTTTTTGGCGGTATTATCCGCAGAAGGCATCACGCCGAAGCTTGTCTGGACAAAACGTCTGGAAAACGGGGATGTCATCACGGCTCAGCACTGGTTGAATGGCAGAGAACTGAAACCCGCAGAAATGAAGGAAGACAGGGTTGCCCGTCTGCTGAAAAAAATCCATACATCGAAACCTCTCTTGACGATGCTTGAGCGCCTCGGCACAGAGCCTTTTCAGCCTGATCATATGTTGACGGAACTTGAGACCAGTCTTGAATTCGACCTTCTAACATTGCCCGATGTCAAGAAAGCGATGCGTTTCCTTCAAGATGGCCTAGATGAGGTCCGTCAAGGCGAATATGTCGTCTGTCACGGGGACGTCAATCATAATAACTGGCTCCTTTCGGAACAGAATCAGCTATATCTCATTGATTGGGACGGCGCCATGATTGCAGATCCCGCCTTTGATGTCGGCCTGCTCCTCTATTGGTATATCCCTGAAGATCAATGGGAGGACTGGCTCCTCCAATATGGAACGGAACTGACGGATAGCCTGAAGCTTCGCATGAAATGGTATGTGGTCGCACAGACGATCCTCTTCATGCAATGGCATAAAGCCAAAGGCCGTTTTCATGAAATGAACCACTGGATCGAGTATCTGCACAAAATCATCTGA
- the pulA gene encoding type I pullulanase: MFNISRHYEAFMDTFTTVTIIIPHDRVGGEEDFHIVKGDITIPLEIKEEIQLEHARKIVTSLPEELDLEEACEVVDANGIKTDLQVGAVIRTDAFDERYYYDGEDLGVRKVEGCFRFKLWAPTSSAVRLKLMSENGEETERDMTREEKGVWTLDIHEDVEGFCYSYLTCINLVWKEALDPYAVAVSFNSRWCVVATGLGPPCTSLPPVSSPVDAIIYELHVRDFSAGEEGGMNARGRYGAFSERGTKTPAGYSSGVDYLKELGITHVELLPVNDFGGVPDDPSEEEYNWGYNPLFFNVPEGSYSSDPGEPLVRIKELKDVVNSLHDEGIRVIMDVVYNHVFIREESSFEKIVPGYFFRHGENGLPSNGTGVGNDFASERLMARKFIKDSIRFWIKEYGFDGFRFDLMGILDVTTMNEVSDIARESGLIVIGEGWDLNTPIPQEEKANLRNARLLPNVGQFNDWFRDTVKGSTFNLHDKGFILGHSGLEKQVAQVLSGSVGIQSRDQGIFDGPIQSVNYIESHDNHTLWDKMKACMHESEEQLFKRQSLGTAMVLLSQGIPFIHAGQEFYRTKGGHENSYNAPVRINQLDWTRREDHDKSIAYVRGLIAIRKAHGAFRFQEAQLIRQHVSIVTAENQSVVIRYWEVGDYGPWSEMILAFNGGTEPAAFALGDGEDWLCLAEGDRADAEGLNTIEGDHLEVAPMTVSLAVMLSISGALDE, encoded by the coding sequence GTGTTCAATATCAGTCGTCATTATGAAGCGTTTATGGATACATTCACGACCGTCACGATCATTATCCCCCATGATCGAGTCGGGGGTGAGGAGGATTTTCATATAGTGAAGGGAGACATAACGATCCCGCTGGAGATAAAGGAAGAAATCCAGCTTGAGCACGCAAGGAAAATCGTGACCTCACTTCCGGAAGAGCTCGATCTTGAAGAGGCCTGCGAAGTGGTCGATGCGAACGGGATCAAGACCGACCTCCAAGTCGGGGCCGTCATCAGGACGGATGCCTTCGATGAGCGCTACTACTATGATGGCGAAGACCTCGGCGTACGGAAAGTGGAAGGATGCTTCCGGTTTAAACTGTGGGCACCTACTTCGTCGGCGGTCAGACTCAAACTGATGTCGGAAAACGGTGAGGAAACGGAACGCGACATGACGCGAGAAGAAAAAGGGGTGTGGACCCTGGACATCCATGAAGACGTGGAAGGGTTTTGTTATTCCTATCTCACCTGCATCAATCTCGTCTGGAAGGAAGCCCTGGATCCCTATGCCGTAGCGGTTTCGTTCAACAGCCGCTGGTGTGTGGTCGCGACCGGACTCGGACCACCTTGTACATCCCTTCCGCCTGTTTCATCCCCCGTCGATGCCATCATTTATGAGCTCCATGTACGGGACTTTTCCGCAGGGGAAGAAGGCGGCATGAACGCAAGGGGGCGCTATGGTGCCTTTTCCGAGCGTGGAACCAAGACGCCTGCTGGGTACTCAAGCGGAGTCGACTATCTCAAGGAGCTCGGGATCACGCATGTGGAGCTTCTGCCTGTCAATGACTTCGGGGGCGTGCCGGATGATCCATCCGAGGAAGAATACAATTGGGGTTACAACCCATTATTTTTCAACGTCCCGGAGGGCAGCTACAGCTCGGATCCCGGAGAGCCCCTTGTCCGGATAAAGGAATTGAAAGACGTGGTGAACAGTCTTCATGATGAGGGGATCAGGGTCATCATGGATGTCGTCTACAACCATGTGTTCATAAGGGAAGAGTCCTCGTTTGAAAAAATCGTGCCTGGTTACTTTTTCCGTCATGGTGAAAACGGGTTGCCTTCCAACGGGACCGGCGTAGGGAATGATTTTGCCTCGGAGCGGCTCATGGCGAGGAAGTTTATCAAGGACTCGATCCGTTTCTGGATCAAGGAATACGGGTTCGATGGCTTTCGGTTCGATCTTATGGGGATCCTTGACGTGACAACGATGAATGAGGTGTCGGATATCGCGCGGGAATCGGGTCTTATCGTCATCGGGGAAGGGTGGGACCTGAATACCCCTATCCCTCAGGAAGAAAAGGCGAATCTCCGCAATGCACGGTTGCTCCCGAACGTGGGACAGTTCAATGATTGGTTCAGGGATACCGTCAAGGGGAGCACCTTCAATCTTCACGATAAAGGGTTCATCCTTGGACATAGCGGACTTGAAAAACAGGTGGCCCAGGTCCTTTCGGGAAGCGTCGGCATCCAGAGCCGGGACCAGGGGATCTTCGATGGGCCCATTCAATCCGTCAACTATATCGAATCCCATGATAATCACACCCTTTGGGATAAGATGAAGGCCTGCATGCATGAGAGCGAGGAACAGCTGTTCAAGCGGCAGTCCCTTGGCACCGCGATGGTCCTCCTATCGCAGGGGATTCCGTTCATTCACGCCGGTCAGGAGTTTTATCGTACAAAGGGAGGGCATGAGAACAGCTACAATGCCCCGGTTCGGATCAATCAGCTTGACTGGACGCGGAGGGAAGACCATGACAAATCCATTGCATATGTAAGGGGATTGATCGCTATACGGAAAGCCCACGGTGCCTTCAGGTTTCAGGAAGCACAACTGATCAGGCAGCATGTGAGCATCGTCACCGCTGAAAACCAATCTGTGGTCATCCGCTACTGGGAAGTCGGGGACTACGGACCTTGGAGTGAGATGATTCTTGCCTTCAATGGTGGAACAGAACCGGCCGCATTTGCACTTGGAGATGGGGAGGATTGGCTCTGCCTGGCAGAAGGGGACCGTGCGGATGCTGAAGGTCTAAACACGATTGAAGGAGATCATCTGGAGGTCGCCCCAATGACTGTCTCCCTTGCCGTGATGCTGTCGATTTCAGGTGCGCTTGACGAATAA
- a CDS encoding diacylglycerol/lipid kinase family protein, with translation MKTFYLVNPAAKNRGSTEAWERFRMEQGIIHESFVTRHPSEVNQVVRDLVERYPDETLLLVGVGGDGTMKSIISASIGFPQVIIGYIPSGSGNDFARGYNWPRKPREAESRIKSGSRHASLMDAGVFQLPAEPNGHFVNNIGIGFDARVAGRANHSPWKKRLNRVSLGKLIYPIILVREALTFQPFSLQVRRDGEDSMYDKVWFMTVSNHPYFGGGMKIAPDAHPDDGMLDVTVVAGLGRLKLIAVFLSVFVGKHTVFKEVHTFRTREMVVQADGDPEIHADGESCGTLAVNGRMGIRVLPSSWKMMNGRG, from the coding sequence GTGAAGACCTTCTACCTTGTCAATCCCGCAGCCAAAAATCGAGGGAGTACAGAAGCCTGGGAACGATTCCGCATGGAGCAAGGGATCATCCATGAGTCCTTCGTCACCCGGCATCCGTCTGAAGTGAATCAGGTGGTCCGGGATCTAGTGGAGAGGTATCCCGACGAGACCTTGCTACTTGTAGGGGTGGGAGGTGACGGAACGATGAAATCCATCATCAGCGCGTCGATTGGTTTCCCTCAGGTGATCATCGGGTATATTCCTTCAGGAAGCGGGAATGATTTTGCAAGGGGATACAATTGGCCGCGGAAGCCACGTGAGGCAGAAAGCCGGATAAAATCTGGATCGCGTCACGCCTCCTTGATGGATGCAGGTGTATTTCAACTCCCTGCGGAGCCGAATGGGCACTTTGTGAATAATATAGGAATAGGATTCGATGCCCGGGTAGCGGGCCGTGCCAATCATTCCCCATGGAAGAAACGGCTTAACCGGGTTTCCCTCGGGAAGCTCATCTATCCCATCATTCTGGTGAGGGAAGCCCTTACGTTCCAGCCCTTCTCCCTGCAGGTCCGGAGAGATGGAGAAGATAGTATGTACGACAAGGTTTGGTTCATGACAGTATCCAACCATCCGTATTTTGGAGGCGGCATGAAGATCGCCCCCGATGCCCATCCGGATGACGGCATGTTGGATGTGACCGTCGTGGCCGGACTCGGCCGCCTTAAGCTCATTGCGGTCTTTCTTTCTGTATTTGTGGGAAAACATACGGTGTTTAAAGAAGTTCATACATTCCGCACGCGGGAAATGGTCGTGCAGGCGGATGGGGATCCCGAAATCCATGCTGATGGAGAATCGTGTGGGACACTTGCTGTGAATGGACGCATGGGCATCAGGGTGCTCCCGTCCAGTTGGAAAATGATGAATGGAAGAGGGTGA
- a CDS encoding NERD domain-containing protein has translation MAQLIKLQDYISRYEMDLYRYPTQFVRLKKQQWEKMKDHWENGDTHEEAHSAMEEKETVKDRLFSFFKRRGDQEEIEDLTMYAESDDEEEFAIDAERVEASTEDELKQVFLENIMDFQLKWASSTISQRSYVDNSYYYDERLKYLLQRFPDNILVLYHPILKIKKAPVEFETILVTPTAVWCLTFLEFEEGTAYIGGKDHFWLKKWGREEERVLNPLITLQRMETIIDQILRFAGVDLPIHKGVICRNGYIDYPQAPHHVHLLDKRKHEGWFESLRSISSPIKGVQLKAAQAILDYGHTTSFKRIGMDEDRFVGEEP, from the coding sequence ATGGCACAGCTCATTAAACTGCAGGACTACATTTCCAGATATGAAATGGATCTTTACCGCTATCCTACCCAATTTGTCCGGCTGAAAAAACAGCAGTGGGAAAAAATGAAGGATCACTGGGAAAATGGCGACACCCATGAGGAAGCGCATAGTGCGATGGAGGAGAAAGAAACCGTAAAAGATCGATTGTTTTCCTTTTTTAAGAGAAGGGGCGATCAAGAAGAGATCGAGGACTTGACCATGTATGCAGAAAGTGATGATGAGGAGGAATTCGCCATCGATGCTGAAAGGGTGGAGGCTTCAACCGAGGATGAGTTGAAGCAAGTGTTTCTCGAGAATATCATGGATTTTCAGCTGAAATGGGCGAGTTCGACCATTTCACAACGTTCGTATGTGGACAATAGCTATTATTATGATGAACGGTTGAAGTATCTTCTTCAGCGGTTCCCGGATAATATCTTGGTGCTCTATCATCCGATTCTCAAGATCAAAAAAGCCCCTGTTGAATTTGAAACGATCCTCGTCACCCCGACGGCTGTTTGGTGCCTGACCTTCCTGGAGTTCGAGGAGGGCACCGCGTATATCGGAGGGAAGGATCATTTCTGGCTGAAGAAGTGGGGACGGGAAGAAGAGAGAGTGCTGAATCCCCTGATCACCCTGCAACGAATGGAAACGATCATTGATCAGATCCTGCGCTTTGCCGGTGTGGACCTCCCTATACATAAAGGAGTCATCTGCAGAAACGGGTACATCGATTATCCCCAGGCTCCCCACCATGTCCATCTTTTGGACAAACGGAAGCATGAAGGATGGTTCGAATCCCTGCGATCCATATCGTCCCCCATCAAGGGCGTCCAGCTCAAGGCTGCCCAGGCCATTCTCGACTATGGACATACCACGTCCTTCAAACGGATCGGCATGGATGAAGACCGATTCGTCGGGGAAGAGCCGTGA
- the thpR gene encoding RNA 2',3'-cyclic phosphodiesterase, translating to MRQPHYFFALPIPEEEKLRLADQADAFPFRKPVHHQDFHLTLAFLGGSGADALDLAKSKVREVSREHDPFTLTFSGFNFFGREEAPRIFWMGVEPSYELNRLRAAVYDACLDAGFELDPRPFAPHITVARKWGGEYAFHERSPEIEPLHIEFPVEHVVLYRTRLEHIPKYEPVATFPLKGLTSEERGEPHGTAH from the coding sequence ATGCGACAGCCCCATTATTTCTTTGCCCTCCCCATCCCGGAAGAAGAAAAGCTCCGTTTGGCGGATCAAGCAGACGCGTTTCCATTCAGAAAGCCGGTCCACCATCAGGACTTTCATTTGACACTGGCGTTCCTAGGGGGTTCCGGAGCCGACGCCCTGGACCTCGCCAAGTCCAAGGTGCGGGAAGTTTCAAGGGAGCATGACCCCTTCACATTGACCTTCAGTGGCTTTAACTTCTTCGGGCGAGAGGAAGCACCGCGAATCTTCTGGATGGGGGTTGAACCCTCTTATGAGCTCAATCGACTGAGGGCGGCGGTTTATGATGCCTGCCTGGACGCAGGATTCGAGTTGGACCCACGCCCGTTTGCTCCCCACATCACCGTGGCGCGCAAATGGGGGGGAGAGTATGCGTTCCATGAGCGTTCTCCAGAAATCGAACCACTTCATATCGAATTCCCCGTAGAACACGTTGTCCTGTACCGGACACGACTGGAACACATCCCAAAATACGAGCCGGTGGCGACGTTCCCATTGAAAGGGCTGACATCGGAAGAAAGAGGAGAACCTCATGGCACAGCTCATTAA
- the cysK gene encoding cysteine synthase A: MKVVQNIADLIGDTPLVKLNRLAPAEGADVYVKLEFYNPSKSVKDRAAYHMITEAEKAGLLKEGATIIEPTSGNTGIGLAMNAAARGYRAILVMPDTMTQERINLLKAYGAEVVLTPGDEKMPGAIAKAKELTESIENGFMPMQFENHANPDAHRQSTAIEIAEAMEQIGKPLAAFVATAGTGGTITGTGEGLRTYYPDLDIHVVEPAGSPVLSGGKPGKHKLVGTSPGFVPEILNTEIYNEIHRIEDEQAYDIARRMASEEGILVGPSSGAACYAAIEVAKKLSPDQVVVCIACDTGERYLSSDLFRF, from the coding sequence ATGAAAGTTGTGCAAAACATCGCTGATTTGATCGGGGATACCCCCCTTGTGAAACTAAATCGATTGGCTCCGGCAGAAGGAGCGGACGTGTACGTGAAACTGGAATTCTATAATCCAAGTAAGAGTGTAAAGGACCGGGCCGCTTACCATATGATCACAGAGGCGGAAAAAGCCGGCCTATTGAAAGAAGGGGCCACCATCATTGAGCCGACGAGCGGTAACACGGGCATCGGCCTCGCCATGAATGCAGCCGCAAGAGGGTACCGGGCAATCCTCGTGATGCCTGACACGATGACGCAGGAACGGATCAACCTTCTCAAGGCGTACGGAGCCGAAGTGGTTCTCACCCCGGGTGATGAGAAGATGCCTGGCGCAATCGCGAAAGCAAAGGAACTGACGGAGTCCATCGAGAACGGCTTCATGCCCATGCAGTTCGAGAATCACGCCAATCCTGACGCGCACAGGCAATCGACCGCCATCGAGATCGCAGAAGCCATGGAACAAATCGGCAAGCCCTTGGCCGCATTTGTAGCCACTGCAGGTACTGGAGGTACAATCACCGGAACAGGAGAAGGCTTGAGGACGTATTATCCCGACCTCGACATCCACGTCGTGGAACCGGCCGGATCCCCCGTCCTCTCTGGAGGGAAGCCGGGTAAGCATAAACTCGTCGGCACAAGCCCGGGCTTCGTTCCGGAAATCCTGAATACGGAGATCTATAATGAAATCCATAGGATCGAGGATGAACAAGCTTATGATATTGCCAGGAGGATGGCCAGCGAAGAAGGGATCCTTGTCGGCCCATCCTCAGGCGCTGCCTGCTACGCTGCCATCGAAGTGGCGAAGAAGCTATCCCCGGATCAGGTTGTGGTATGCATAGCATGCGATACGGGAGAACGTTACCTTTCAAGCGATCTCTTCCGTTTTTGA
- the dat gene encoding D-amino-acid transaminase, with the protein METVFVNGVLMDRKEAKVDIEDRGYQFGDGIYEVVRVYGGKTFTMKEHMERFYQSAEKIKLHIPHEMDELTGLINRLIEANSIHDGIVYLQATRGVASRQHHFPASDVKGSVVAYTKEVPVPQSQMDQGVTVKLIEDVRWLRCDIKSLNLLGNLLAKEEAASEGHFEAILHRGDLVTEGSSSNAFMVKDGVVRTHPATNLILNGITRRVIRDVAGSEGIPFQEDAFTLDELLSADEVFIASTTSEVMPVVKIGERLVGEGLPGAVTRKLQGAFRKRIEQEAPVAH; encoded by the coding sequence ATGGAAACAGTATTTGTGAATGGTGTATTGATGGATCGGAAAGAAGCGAAAGTCGATATCGAAGACCGAGGATACCAGTTTGGCGATGGAATCTATGAAGTCGTCCGGGTCTATGGTGGAAAGACGTTCACCATGAAAGAGCATATGGAACGTTTCTATCAGAGTGCTGAGAAGATCAAGCTCCATATCCCTCACGAGATGGATGAGCTCACCGGATTGATCAACCGTTTGATCGAAGCCAATTCGATCCATGACGGAATTGTTTACCTTCAGGCTACTCGCGGGGTCGCCTCCCGTCAGCATCACTTCCCGGCATCTGATGTGAAAGGCAGTGTTGTCGCCTACACGAAAGAAGTGCCCGTACCACAGTCTCAGATGGATCAGGGTGTCACGGTGAAGCTTATCGAAGATGTTCGCTGGCTGCGATGTGACATCAAGAGCCTGAATCTCCTCGGCAATCTTCTTGCCAAGGAGGAAGCTGCATCTGAGGGGCATTTCGAGGCAATCCTTCACAGGGGAGATCTTGTGACGGAAGGATCTTCTTCTAATGCATTCATGGTGAAAGACGGAGTCGTGAGAACCCATCCTGCCACAAACCTGATCCTGAACGGGATCACGAGAAGGGTGATCCGGGACGTCGCAGGTTCAGAAGGGATCCCGTTCCAAGAGGACGCTTTTACCCTTGATGAGCTGTTGTCTGCAGATGAAGTCTTCATCGCAAGCACCACGTCCGAGGTGATGCCTGTTGTGAAGATCGGTGAACGCCTTGTAGGGGAGGGGCTTCCCGGGGCTGTCACGAGAAAACTCCAGGGGGCTTTCAGGAAGCGGATCGAGCAAGAGGCTCCGGTGGCCCATTGA